GCCGCCCCATCATCTGCTTGAGGCGCAGCAGCATGCGCGGGATCTGGTAATCACCGAACACCCGGCTGCCGCGCCCGAACAGCACTTCCGAGCGAAGCTGCAGCAGCGGATCGCCCGGCACGTCGAACGGAAGCTTCTCGATCACGACGGCCTGGCACGCGTCGCCGGGAATATCGATGCCCTGCCAGAACGCGCGCGAGCCGAGCAGCACCGAGCGCGGATTGTCCATGAACGTGCGTACGAGCTCGTGCGGATCGCTGTTGCCCGCGGCCGGCGTCGCCACTGCAATCCCTTCGGCAGCCAGCTGCCCGGCCAGAAGATCGGCAACGCGAATCATGCGGTCACGGCTCGTGAACAGCCCGAGCGACCGGCCGTCGAGGCGGCGTGCGATGACCGACAGCGTGCGCGTCATGCGATCGACGAGCGCGGCCTGGTCGGTGGCGTCCTGGATGAAGATCACTTCGAGGTTGCGCGCGTAATCGAACGGGCTCGGGATCGCCGGCGCGACGCGATAACGGCTGCCAGCATGCTCGTGCAGCTTGAGCTCGCGAAGTGCACCGTCTTCCTCGTCGGCGACGGCAAGCGTTGCGGAGGTCGCGAACATGGTTTCGGCCTGCTCGAGCACGTGCTCGCGAAAGTCGTCGCCGGGCAGCACGGGAGTCGCAACGAAACGCCACGAGATCGGCGTCGTCCTCGCAAGCCCGCGGATGCGGAACACGTACATGTCGGACTTCGGGTACGGCAGCGCATGCTCGAGAACCGAGCCGGCTTCTTCGAGGACCTCGCGCATCCTCGCACGATTGCTCTCGTCGCCTTCATCGTCTCCGCCCTGGAAGCGGCCGGCGAGCGAACGCAGCGCGCGCGCGAGCTCGAGCCCGGCATCGGTCAGCTCCTTCCATTCGTTTCCCGGCCCGCTGCGCGGAATGAGCAGCTCGTCGCGGCCGAACTGGAACGCAACCTCTTCGTTGTCGGCGCGCACGATGTGCCGCGCGGTCTCGCCGACCATCGACACGAGCGTGAGCGCGCGCCGCGCCAGCAGCTGGGTTTCGTCGTCGTCGGCAAGCGGCGGCGCGCCGCGCAGGCCGAGGATTTCTTCCAGCCGGTGCGCGAGCTCGATGCCTTCGGCGCTTCGCGCGTACGCGTTGTCGGCTTTTTCGACGAGCTCGTGGGCCTCGTCGAAGATCAGGTGCCGAAGCGGCGGATAGTCCGGCGGCCAGCGCAGCAGCAGGTCGTGATTGACGACGGCAATCTCGGCGGCTTCGAGCCGGTGACGCGCGGAGCGGAACACGCAGTGGCCGCCGGTGGTCTCGCAGCTCTGCCTGCGGCATTCGTCGGCGTCCGCACTCGTCACCTCGCGCGCGAAGCGCTCGAACGACGGGTTGAGCTGGTAGAGCACGGTCGGGATGCGGTCGATCTCGCCGTGCGCGGCGCTGCTCGAAAACGCCGCGATCAGCGCGGACGCGAAGCCTTCCTCGGGATCCATCGTCGCGCCGCCGGCCTGCCGCGCGGTCAGGAAACGGTCGAGCCGGCGCCGGCACACGTAGTTCGCGCGCCCTTTCATCACGCTGTAGCGAAGATCCGGATATCCGAGCATCGCGGCAGCCGCGGGAATGTCCTTTTCGAGAAGCTGCGTCTGCAGCAGCTTGCTCGAGGTGGAGATCACCACCTGCTGGCCGGTGTGCCGCGCAAACGGAATCGCTGCGGCAAGATACGCAAGCGTCTTGCCGATGCCGGTGCCGGCCTCTCCGACCACGACGTTCCGGCCGCCGACGGCAGCGAAGCA
The sequence above is drawn from the Candidatus Limnocylindrales bacterium genome and encodes:
- a CDS encoding helicase C-terminal domain-containing protein; protein product: MLDRSQLYALHEELPLEQAHGPFEFTVDVERLGIDMALLEPVVASGPLCFLDFEATGLDPKLDELIEAGAIRIETGGQRARIFNTLIHTGQELSPFIKRLTGITQRDVQTAPPLVEVAAALDRFIGDAPVVAHNAAFEKSWLRQAVHPRFASHPFLDTVEILALVYPDSANMKLDTFCRRGLGRGERHRALDDALDMLRVLVCMLAESRGGSPAGANAVAALTHFHPTSAWRVRLENSVGYEFTSDVSDGLVPVVPDVVLDPVPFSKEAISARLLDVDNVRRVLPGYEKRPGQIQFFEHVFDCFAAVGGRNVVVGEAGTGIGKTLAYLAAAIPFARHTGQQVVISTSSKLLQTQLLEKDIPAAAAMLGYPDLRYSVMKGRANYVCRRRLDRFLTARQAGGATMDPEEGFASALIAAFSSSAAHGEIDRIPTVLYQLNPSFERFAREVTSADADECRRQSCETTGGHCVFRSARHRLEAAEIAVVNHDLLLRWPPDYPPLRHLIFDEAHELVEKADNAYARSAEGIELAHRLEEILGLRGAPPLADDDETQLLARRALTLVSMVGETARHIVRADNEEVAFQFGRDELLIPRSGPGNEWKELTDAGLELARALRSLAGRFQGGDDEGDESNRARMREVLEEAGSVLEHALPYPKSDMYVFRIRGLARTTPISWRFVATPVLPGDDFREHVLEQAETMFATSATLAVADEEDGALRELKLHEHAGSRYRVAPAIPSPFDYARNLEVIFIQDATDQAALVDRMTRTLSVIARRLDGRSLGLFTSRDRMIRVADLLAGQLAAEGIAVATPAAGNSDPHELVRTFMDNPRSVLLGSRAFWQGIDIPGDACQAVVIEKLPFDVPGDPLLQLRSEVLFGRGSRVFGDYQIPRMLLRLKQMMGRLIRTPTDRGIIVLVEPRADKPYFRRVIASLPPGARHHLVRLDDLDAVVEDFLRRSNALRAE